CCCTCGCCAAAGATGTCGCCGAGGCCAGGCAGATCGCCGACCTCGCGCGGCAGCACAACGTCACCGTGCAGGTGGGGCACATCGAGCGCTTCAACCCCGCCGTGCGCGCGATGGCGCGGCTGAACGTGGCCCCGCGCTTCATGGAGGTCATCCGCATCTCCCCGCTCACGTTCCGCAGCATCGACGTCGGCGTGGTGCTGGACATGATGATCCACGACATCGACATCATCCTGAACCTCGCCGGCTCACCGGTCAAAACCGTCGACGCCGTCGGCGTCGCCGTCATCGGTGAACACGAGGACGTCTGCAACGCCCGCCTCACGTTCGACAACGGCTGCGTCGCCAACCTCACCGCCTCCCGCCTCGCCCTCAAGACCGAGCGCAAGCTGCGCGTCTTCAGCCCCGAGGCGTACGTCTCCATCGACTACCAGAAGCGCCACGGCATGCTCGTGCGCAAGGGCCCCAACATGGCCGCCGTGCGGGACGCCGTCGCCGCCATGAAGCGGGGCGAGACGCACGACCTCTCCGGCCTGAACCCCGACGGCCTCGTCGAGATGGAAGAACTCGCCATCGACGACGTCGAACCCCTGCGTGCCGAGCTCGACGCCTTCATCGAATCCGTCACCACCGGCCAGCGCCCCCACGTCAACGCCGACGACGGCCTCGCCGCCGTCGAGACGGCGACGCGCATCGTGCAGGCGATCACGCGCTGACCGGCGGGTGGCACAGGTTGTGTACTCACAACCTGTAGTGCCGTGCGGCCCGCACTGTCGACGCTGCGGGGTGGCAGGATCAGTCTTGTAGGGTCCGCTCGTACCCCTGCGGACCGCCTCTCGTCCGGGGGAGAAGAACGGTCCGCAGGCGTACCAGCGGACCCTACGTTACTAGACTGGTAACGTGCGATGGTCGGTATCGCCTTACGCAGCTGATTCGTAGCACGAGTGGCAATGCGAAAAGACATTACTGTGTTAATAGGCATCGCGACAGCAGGGTTATTCATCGCTGCAGCGCCGTACTTCGATCTGTACAAACGACGCAGCGTGCTCGACCGCCTCACGGAGCAGCGACAGAAACTGACGTCAGATCCGCATGATCGTTATGCGATGAACGAGTTGATTGATTCGTTGAAGTCACATAACAGCCATGAACGATCAACTGCAGCTGCCTGTCTGAGGCAGCTTGGTAGCGTCGCCGAACCTGCGGTGCCGGCGCTAATCGAGGTGGCCAGAAGTAACGATCCGTATGCCGCACGCGAATCGGTGATCGCGCTAGGTGAAGTAGGTGGGCCAGCGGCAAGTTCGCTTCCGACTTTGATCGAGCTGATAAAGACAAAGCCCGACAGTTTGGGAGCCTACGCCGCAGACGCGATAGGGAAGATCGCAGACGTTTCGGACGACGAAGCAAGGTTGGTGCTTGAGCATGCTACTAAGGGTGAAAGTAGCTTGTTAAGGGACAGTGCTACTGCCAGCTTACAAAAGCTACAACTTAAGCACAGGGCGGGAACGCTGGGGCCGCCCACCAACTAGTCTTGTAGGGTCCGCAGGAGTACCAGCAGACCCTACGAAGCTGATCGTCGTGCTCGACGACCGCGCGCTGCCGAAGGTCGGCGGCGCCACGATGATCGGGTTCTGGATCGGCGTCGCCGTCGTGATGTTTCGCCGCCCGCACGATCCCAGCCCCCGCGACCTGCTCTACATCCGCTGGGGCTACCCCGCGATGCTGATCCTCGTGCTCGTCTGCCTTCCCCTCACCGGCGTGCTGCGGGGGTAGTCGAAACTCAGTGAAGTAGGGTGTGCTTCAGCACACGTCTTGGTGACGCCGACAGATCGTGTGCTAAAGCACACCCTCCTCCACTGACCGACGGTATGCTGGTCGGGGTGAGACGCGTTCTGATCAATGGCGTGGCCGTCCTGTCGGCGGTGCTCTTCGTGGCGGCGGGGGGGATGTGGGTGCGGAGCCAACTCGTGGCCGAGGGAGTTACCCGCGGGTTCGGCTGGTTCTCTCTCATGGCCGCGTCGAGGTTTGGGCGGCTTTCGATTGAGCTGAACTATTCTGCTCACAACCAGCCGTTTCTTTACGAAGCGCGATGGGGTGTCTCCGAAGAAGCCTACTTCGATATGAGTACGCATACGCTCGGCTTCGGTTTCCATCACAATCCTAGCACAGTCTTCGGGCCAACGGTTTTCCTCTCCGTTCCCTACTGGTACCTGCTCATCCTCTTCGCCATCCTGCCCCTCATCCGCTGGGGGATGCAGCAGCGCGTTGTGGTGGGCGGGGTGTGCCGTCAATGCGGCTACGACCTGCGCGCCACGCCCGACCGCTGTCCGGAATGCGGGGCGGTGGCGGGCGGGACGACGGAGCGGGCGGGGCGCGGCGGGGCGCGGCCCGGGGCGGGTGACCCTTGAGTCTTGTAGGGTCCGCTGGTACGCCCGCGGACGACCATTCCCTCGGCTAACGAAAGCGGTCCGCAGGGGTACCTGCGGACCCTACGAGACTGCATCGGCAGGTTATCTGCCCGTGTTACCGCCACTGGTACGCAGCCGCGTTAGCCACAACATCAGCGGCATCACGCTCCAAGAAAGCGAACTGCTGTTGGAGCGCGGAGGAGGCCTCGCGAGCGGACGCCGCAAGATCGCTCTGCCGCCAATGCCGATCCGCGACAGCCTCCACCCAAATCTCGTGGAACAGTTGTGCGTTTACGGCATCGAGCGACGCAGCGATCGAATCCCGAAACAACCAGGGTGACCTCATGTCGAAGCGCCGGATAGCAGCCACGATGGTCCCGTTCGATTCCATGTGCCGAGGGCAGAGAACTACTATTACATCGTCCCCGTAGACGTATTATCCGCCGCCCCGAGCAGCGTCATCTCCGGCAGGTTATAGCGGCGAATCTCCGACCGCAATCAAATGGTTGTGGGAGATAAGGGCTCGGGAGTTGAATCACGATTTGACTCCCGACCCCTTATCTCCCGCCGCCCGCCGTACCTCCGCCGTCAGACCTTCGGAACGCGGCTGCGCTCAAGGTCGAGATATTCCCAGCGAGCACCGGGATACAACTCCGCGCGGAGCCGCGCGAGCGTCTCGGCATCGTTGAACAACTCCGCGTACGCGAAGAACGGCACGCCCGGCCCCTCCGTGTAGTCCATGACGCTCAGGACGATCCGCGGATCGGTGATGATGTTCTGCCGGACGTGCAGCATCGCGCGGACGAAGATGCGTGCGATCTCCTCTTCCTGCCCGCGGCCTTCTAGCGGCGCGAGGAGGTCGTTGGGTTCGTCGAACAGGTCTTCCCGGTAGAAGTAGTACCCGCAGTCGGCCGGGCTCCACCTCTCCTCCTTGTGCCTTGACCGTGCTCGCTGTGCTTCGGTGAGCACGGCCGCACGGCAACTCTGGAAGATGTCGTGCATCAGGAAGAAGCCGTAGATCCGCTCCGAGGCGAGTTCTGACAGCGCCTCCTTAGCTGCCGCTTCCATCGATCGGCGTACCGCCTCGTCCAGCTTC
Above is a genomic segment from Tepidisphaeraceae bacterium containing:
- a CDS encoding HEAT repeat domain-containing protein, whose product is MRKDITVLIGIATAGLFIAAAPYFDLYKRRSVLDRLTEQRQKLTSDPHDRYAMNELIDSLKSHNSHERSTAAACLRQLGSVAEPAVPALIEVARSNDPYAARESVIALGEVGGPAASSLPTLIELIKTKPDSLGAYAADAIGKIADVSDDEARLVLEHATKGESSLLRDSATASLQKLQLKHRAGTLGPPTN
- a CDS encoding Gfo/Idh/MocA family oxidoreductase, which translates into the protein MTNTDTTSSPLPVAVIGCGRMGRLHARVYSQIPQVKLVGVYDANLESAKATASEYGGEGFDSIDRLLDRARAVTIATPTTTHLALATACITRGVACLVEKPLAKDVAEARQIADLARQHNVTVQVGHIERFNPAVRAMARLNVAPRFMEVIRISPLTFRSIDVGVVLDMMIHDIDIILNLAGSPVKTVDAVGVAVIGEHEDVCNARLTFDNGCVANLTASRLALKTERKLRVFSPEAYVSIDYQKRHGMLVRKGPNMAAVRDAVAAMKRGETHDLSGLNPDGLVEMEELAIDDVEPLRAELDAFIESVTTGQRPHVNADDGLAAVETATRIVQAITR